The following proteins come from a genomic window of Candidatus Omnitrophota bacterium:
- the yidD gene encoding membrane protein insertion efficiency factor YidD produces the protein MVIRRFINSFILLYQRLIRPLLPVCCRFYPSCSEYSRQAVMKYGVFKGAAKSVWRILRCNPFSDGGEDHLT, from the coding sequence ATGGTTATCAGGCGTTTCATAAATAGTTTTATATTATTATATCAGCGCCTTATCAGGCCGTTGCTGCCGGTTTGCTGTCGTTTCTATCCCAGCTGTTCAGAATACAGCCGCCAGGCAGTTATGAAATACGGAGTGTTCAAAGGCGCAGCAAAGTCTGTGTGGCGGATCTTGCGTTGTAACCCGTTTTCCGACGGGGGCGAAGATCACCTAACTTAA
- the rpoZ gene encoding DNA-directed RNA polymerase subunit omega: MTYVPLEKLLDKTNHSIYKLVILASKRALEIAEGQPRLVLSLPLAMKPSTVALFEIAAGKVYCKKIENN; the protein is encoded by the coding sequence ATGACCTACGTGCCGCTTGAGAAATTATTGGATAAGACAAACCACTCGATCTATAAACTTGTTATTTTGGCTTCTAAGAGAGCGCTGGAAATAGCCGAAGGCCAGCCCAGGCTGGTGTTGAGTCTGCCGCTTGCTATGAAGCCGTCAACCGTGGCATTATTTGAGATTGCCGCCGGGAAAGTTTATTGCAAGAAAATAGAAAATAACTAA
- the rpmH gene encoding 50S ribosomal protein L34 yields the protein MKKHLKTPTNIVGVRVHGFRSRMASKSGRAVLSRRRQKGRKALCP from the coding sequence ATGAAGAAACACCTAAAAACCCCAACAAATATTGTCGGTGTAAGAGTCCATGGATTCAGAAGCCGCATGGCCAGTAAGTCCGGCAGGGCGGTTTTATCCCGTCGTCGGCAAAAGGGCAGAAAAGCGCTTTGTCCTTAA
- a CDS encoding ParB/RepB/Spo0J family partition protein: MEKRALGKGLNALIPEKEEIIGSSADEIPIAKIRPNPFQPREDFDAQSLDELVQSIKEKGVIQPVLVRRHGEDYELIAGERRLRAAQSLNMAKIPAVIKDADDKESLELALIENIQRQSLNPIEEARAYKYLIDKFELTQEKVSEVLGRARASVANTLRLLNLPPEIQEKIKNGALSFAHGKALLEITDEQLQKKIAHEVIARNLSVRELENLLKSRRVRKTKARPCFAGKATLIEVIEEQLQQALATKVRVVKGKKRGVITIEFYSEADLERIANKIKGGN; encoded by the coding sequence ATGGAAAAAAGAGCGCTTGGTAAAGGGTTAAACGCATTAATTCCGGAAAAGGAAGAAATCATCGGCTCTTCTGCGGATGAAATCCCAATTGCTAAGATTAGGCCTAATCCTTTTCAGCCCCGGGAAGATTTTGACGCCCAGAGCCTGGATGAACTTGTTCAGTCCATAAAAGAAAAAGGCGTGATCCAGCCGGTGTTGGTGCGCAGGCACGGTGAAGATTATGAACTTATCGCGGGGGAAAGAAGATTGCGGGCTGCGCAGAGCTTGAATATGGCAAAGATCCCGGCAGTGATAAAAGATGCCGATGATAAGGAATCTTTAGAGCTTGCTTTAATTGAAAATATTCAAAGGCAGAGCTTAAATCCGATAGAAGAAGCGCGCGCCTATAAATACCTGATTGATAAATTTGAACTAACCCAGGAGAAGGTAAGCGAGGTTTTGGGAAGAGCCCGTGCCAGCGTGGCTAACACCTTAAGGTTATTAAATCTTCCGCCGGAAATACAAGAGAAGATCAAAAACGGCGCGTTAAGCTTTGCCCATGGCAAGGCGCTTTTGGAAATTACCGACGAGCAATTACAGAAAAAGATCGCGCACGAAGTAATAGCAAGAAATCTGTCTGTGCGGGAATTGGAAAATTTATTGAAAAGCCGCAGGGTGCGTAAAACTAAGGCACGGCCTTGCTTTGCGGGAAAAGCAACCCTGATCGAAGTCATAGAGGAACAATTACAGCAAGCGCTGGCTACCAAAGTGCGGGTGGTTAAAGGTAAAAAACGCGGGGTCATAACTATAGAATTTTATTCTGAAGCTGACTTAGAAAGAATTGCTAATAAAATCAAGGGAGGTAATTGA
- a CDS encoding nucleoside-diphosphate kinase, whose protein sequence is MGQAVLVLIKPDGLKKSLTGNILTRLSETKLEIVAARMVRVSEELAKEHYKHLQDKPFFGELIKYLRGELHDRRKVMALVYWGEEAINKCRQLAGATNPEEAEPTSIRGSYGRILTSGLFENVIHVSSNPEEAEREIKLWFTPEEIIVDLYPTKEKKDSKIVQAWAQGEKT, encoded by the coding sequence ATGGGGCAGGCAGTTTTGGTTTTGATTAAACCCGATGGGCTAAAAAAATCTTTGACCGGAAATATCCTGACCCGTTTGTCCGAGACCAAGCTGGAAATAGTCGCGGCCAGGATGGTCAGGGTTTCAGAAGAGCTGGCCAAAGAGCACTATAAGCACCTGCAAGACAAACCGTTTTTTGGGGAGCTTATCAAGTATCTGCGCGGGGAACTCCACGACAGGCGCAAGGTTATGGCCTTGGTTTATTGGGGAGAAGAGGCGATTAATAAATGCCGTCAATTAGCAGGGGCGACTAATCCCGAAGAAGCAGAGCCCACATCTATTCGCGGCTCATACGGTAGGATTTTGACCTCCGGGCTTTTTGAGAACGTGATCCATGTTTCTTCAAATCCCGAAGAGGCCGAGAGAGAAATTAAATTATGGTTTACTCCCGAAGAAATCATAGTGGATCTTTATCCGACGAAAGAAAAGAAAGACAGTAAGATTGTCCAGGCTTGGGCTCAAGGAGAAAAAACATGA
- the thrS gene encoding threonine--tRNA ligase, translated as MDISVLRHSCSHVMAQAVKELWPQAKVTIGPAIEDGFYYDFDKKEPFTDDDLAKIEESMRRIIAKNEPFIREELNTAEAIKFFEQRKEDYKVELIKALNVDKVSIYKTGNSFVDLCRGPHIDSTGQIKAFKLLSVAGAYWHGIETNPMLQRIYGTCFQTQKELDEHLKNLEEAKKRDHRKLGPQLELFDIFYEDAGPGLVFYLPKGAILRRIIEDYEKNAHLARGYQMVLTPHIMQSGLWQTSGHYDYYRQNMYCFKIEEKEFVLKPMNCPGHILIYKSKTRSYRDLPLRLFEQGTVYRHEKAGVLHGLLRVRGFTQDDAHIFCLPEQLKDEIQKVIDFVFDTMKDFGFSDIQIELSTQPEKFIGTQGDWDKATAGLENALKEKGLAYTINAGDGAFYGPKIDIKLKDALKRQWQCATIQCDFALPKRFNLEYIDQDGQAKQPVMLHRVLLGSLERFLGALVEHYAGAFPVWLAPVQVAIVPINAVFEGYAQEVKRALEEISLRAELVSGSETLNKRIRQKEVEKVPYILVIGAREEEQKQVSVRQRGQKDLGAMSLADFIIKIKEQINNKQ; from the coding sequence ATGGACATATCGGTTTTACGGCATTCCTGTTCTCACGTAATGGCCCAAGCGGTAAAAGAGCTTTGGCCGCAGGCGAAGGTTACTATCGGTCCGGCTATTGAGGACGGGTTTTATTATGATTTTGATAAAAAAGAGCCGTTTACCGACGATGATTTGGCCAAGATCGAAGAATCTATGCGCCGGATCATTGCCAAGAATGAGCCTTTTATAAGAGAAGAATTAAATACGGCTGAGGCAATAAAGTTCTTTGAACAGCGTAAAGAAGATTACAAGGTGGAATTGATTAAGGCTTTGAATGTGGACAAGGTCTCTATTTACAAAACAGGAAATAGTTTCGTAGATTTATGCCGCGGCCCGCACATAGATTCAACCGGGCAGATTAAGGCCTTTAAATTATTGTCAGTGGCAGGTGCGTATTGGCATGGTATTGAAACCAACCCCATGCTGCAGAGGATTTATGGCACCTGCTTCCAGACGCAAAAAGAATTAGACGAACATCTCAAGAATTTAGAAGAAGCGAAAAAGCGCGACCATCGAAAGCTAGGGCCCCAGCTAGAGCTCTTCGATATCTTTTATGAAGATGCCGGCCCGGGCTTGGTATTTTATTTGCCTAAGGGGGCAATTCTTCGCCGGATCATTGAAGATTACGAGAAAAACGCGCATTTGGCGCGCGGGTATCAAATGGTCTTGACTCCGCATATTATGCAGTCAGGCCTTTGGCAGACCTCAGGGCATTATGATTATTACCGGCAGAACATGTATTGTTTTAAGATTGAGGAAAAAGAATTTGTTTTAAAGCCGATGAATTGTCCGGGGCATATTTTGATTTATAAATCCAAGACCAGAAGTTATCGCGACTTGCCGTTACGGCTTTTTGAGCAGGGAACAGTTTATCGCCATGAGAAGGCAGGGGTTTTGCACGGTCTTTTGCGCGTGCGCGGGTTTACTCAAGATGACGCGCACATCTTTTGCCTGCCAGAACAGCTCAAAGATGAGATTCAAAAGGTCATAGATTTTGTCTTTGACACCATGAAGGACTTTGGATTTTCAGATATACAGATTGAATTAAGCACCCAGCCGGAAAAATTTATCGGAACGCAAGGAGATTGGGACAAGGCAACAGCAGGATTGGAGAACGCGCTTAAGGAAAAAGGCCTGGCCTATACTATTAATGCCGGTGATGGAGCCTTTTATGGCCCAAAGATAGATATTAAGCTAAAAGATGCCTTGAAACGGCAATGGCAATGTGCTACCATACAATGTGATTTTGCGCTGCCTAAGCGCTTTAATTTAGAATATATAGACCAGGATGGCCAGGCCAAGCAGCCGGTCATGCTGCATCGCGTCTTATTGGGTAGCTTAGAGAGATTCTTAGGCGCGCTTGTCGAACATTATGCTGGCGCTTTCCCGGTGTGGCTGGCGCCGGTGCAGGTAGCCATTGTTCCGATTAACGCGGTATTTGAAGGTTATGCTCAAGAAGTCAAACGCGCGCTTGAAGAAATTTCTTTGCGCGCGGAACTGGTTTCTGGAAGTGAAACTTTAAATAAGCGCATCCGCCAGAAAGAAGTGGAAAAGGTCCCTTATATTCTGGTTATAGGAGCGCGGGAAGAGGAACAAAAGCAGGTTTCTGTCAGGCAGAGAGGGCAAAAAGATTTAGGCGCGATGAGCTTGGCGGATTTTATCATAAAAATCAAAGAACAAATTAATAACAAGCAGTAA
- the yidC gene encoding membrane protein insertase YidC: protein MEKRVILAVVLSSMVIMFWSMFIEKKAVPTVAGNVPAQTVLPPSEQDQHPASVSLAPAVKPAPSTRIIYHQPDVDFTFQEETASIESATFKKYKNYEFTLTDAFLLKGSRLVFKKEKQIPREISFTAKDGGMEIKKRFIFAKPNYGMDLEIEITNLSSSPIAFSAPFLLGTAKNTGPAGQFLDVAVSAQGKITHARPDKDRLLKGVDFSAFREQYFVNIVQPQTDNNTVAISKINVQSGEISILFQPVIVQSGEKRSLICKAYIGPQDWSLIQPVDPDWVGIINYGFFDVISQGLIKLLRLFYWMVHNWGVAILLLSVAIYALLFPLTIKQMRAMKDMQMLQPKIEQLKAKYKDNPQKLQRETLELYKEHKVNPLGGCLPLLLQMPVFFALYQALTRSIVLKGARFLWIDDLSLPDKAITLKSALPIIGTQINILPILMAILMVVQQKVSTPKAVNSEYAQQQKMMTIVMPVLFGFIFYTMPSGLVLYWLVNSAMSATFQARIMKAAK, encoded by the coding sequence ATGGAAAAAAGAGTTATCTTGGCAGTAGTTCTTTCTAGCATGGTGATTATGTTTTGGTCCATGTTCATAGAAAAAAAGGCCGTGCCTACTGTTGCCGGCAATGTTCCGGCGCAGACGGTTTTGCCTCCCAGCGAGCAGGATCAACATCCTGCAAGTGTTTCTTTGGCGCCTGCGGTTAAGCCGGCACCGTCGACTAGGATTATTTACCACCAGCCCGACGTGGATTTTACTTTTCAAGAAGAAACCGCCAGTATAGAAAGCGCGACCTTTAAAAAATATAAAAATTATGAATTTACCCTCACAGACGCCTTCTTGTTAAAAGGCAGCAGATTAGTTTTTAAGAAAGAAAAACAGATCCCCAGAGAAATATCCTTCACAGCAAAAGACGGCGGCATGGAGATCAAAAAGCGCTTCATTTTCGCTAAGCCCAACTATGGCATGGACTTAGAAATAGAAATCACCAATCTTTCTTCTTCCCCCATTGCTTTTTCTGCTCCTTTTTTGCTGGGCACAGCAAAAAATACTGGGCCAGCTGGCCAATTCTTAGATGTCGCGGTTTCTGCGCAGGGGAAAATTACTCATGCGCGGCCGGATAAAGATAGATTATTAAAGGGGGTTGATTTTTCTGCTTTTAGAGAGCAATATTTTGTCAATATTGTACAGCCACAAACAGACAATAATACCGTTGCTATTAGCAAAATTAATGTCCAATCTGGCGAGATTTCAATCTTATTTCAGCCTGTAATTGTCCAATCTGGCGAAAAGAGAAGCTTGATATGTAAGGCCTATATAGGGCCGCAAGACTGGTCTTTAATCCAGCCTGTTGACCCAGATTGGGTAGGAATTATTAATTATGGCTTTTTTGATGTTATCTCCCAAGGGTTGATCAAGCTCTTGAGATTATTTTATTGGATGGTGCACAATTGGGGCGTGGCCATTTTGTTGTTAAGTGTTGCAATATATGCACTTCTGTTCCCGCTCACCATTAAGCAGATGCGCGCCATGAAAGATATGCAAATGCTGCAGCCCAAAATAGAACAGCTAAAAGCTAAATATAAGGATAACCCGCAAAAATTACAACGAGAGACTTTAGAGTTATATAAAGAACATAAAGTTAATCCTTTGGGAGGGTGCTTGCCGCTTTTGTTGCAGATGCCCGTCTTTTTTGCTTTATACCAAGCTCTTACGAGGTCTATAGTGTTAAAAGGGGCGCGCTTTCTTTGGATAGATGATCTGTCCTTGCCGGATAAGGCAATAACTTTAAAGAGCGCCCTGCCAATCATAGGCACGCAAATTAATATTCTGCCGATTTTAATGGCCATTCTCATGGTGGTACAGCAAAAAGTTTCTACTCCCAAGGCGGTTAATAGTGAATATGCCCAACAGCAAAAAATGATGACCATTGTTATGCCTGTGCTTTTTGGCTTTATTTTTTATACAATGCCTTCGGGCTTAGTATTATATTGGTTAGTAAATAGCGCTATGTCTGCTACGTTTCAGGCGCGCATAATGAAAGCAGCGAAATGA
- the dnaA gene encoding chromosomal replication initiator protein DnaA has translation MDILSLWETTKNGLRADLGQTPFETWILPLRPRMNNANSLILEAPDSFFREWVEKNYKSAIQDAFNRHANRVVTVDIGVLSEPQAAAAAATETRTPINTPEFQPQNAAGLSARYTFENFIVGSSNRHAHAYCMAVAEAPAKTYNPLFIYGGVGLGKTHLMQATCHQILKKAGGNPKICYITSERFTNELIEAIQKHSTGAFRQKYRNVDVLVIDDIQFIAGKESTQEEFFHTFNALHDAHKQIIISSDRPPKEISNLQDRLVSRFSWGLTTDIQPPDLETRVAILKKKVEREPVAVPDDVLFFIAGLIKTNIRELEGALIRTIAYSLLEEKPITLDLAREVLRDLLKEPKKLITIDFIQRVVAEDFGVSLADLKTKRRNKNIVLPRQVAMYISRELTDLSFPEIGGFFGGKDHTTVLHSYNKIRLGVQENETLKNKIQHLIQIIQQ, from the coding sequence ATGGACATACTCTCCCTTTGGGAAACTACAAAGAACGGTTTGCGCGCGGACTTAGGCCAAACCCCGTTTGAAACCTGGATTTTACCCTTACGGCCGCGGATGAACAATGCCAACAGCCTGATTTTGGAAGCCCCAGACAGTTTTTTCCGGGAATGGGTGGAAAAAAACTATAAATCAGCCATCCAGGATGCTTTTAACCGCCACGCCAACCGGGTGGTTACTGTTGATATCGGGGTTTTGTCAGAGCCGCAGGCTGCTGCCGCAGCTGCAACAGAAACAAGGACGCCGATAAACACGCCCGAGTTCCAGCCTCAAAATGCCGCGGGGTTAAGCGCGCGCTACACTTTTGAAAACTTTATTGTGGGTTCTTCTAACCGCCACGCCCATGCCTATTGTATGGCAGTAGCAGAAGCGCCTGCCAAAACTTATAACCCTTTGTTTATATACGGGGGGGTGGGCTTGGGCAAGACCCATTTAATGCAGGCCACCTGCCACCAAATTCTTAAAAAGGCAGGCGGCAACCCAAAAATATGCTATATCACCTCGGAACGTTTCACTAATGAATTGATTGAGGCTATCCAAAAACATTCTACGGGCGCATTCCGCCAGAAATACCGCAATGTAGACGTGCTCGTGATAGACGATATCCAGTTTATCGCCGGAAAAGAATCCACGCAGGAGGAATTTTTCCATACCTTTAACGCCCTGCATGACGCGCACAAGCAAATTATAATTTCTTCGGACCGGCCCCCTAAAGAAATTTCTAACCTGCAAGACCGGCTGGTGTCGCGTTTTAGTTGGGGCCTGACCACAGATATCCAGCCCCCGGACCTGGAAACCCGGGTGGCCATACTAAAGAAAAAAGTGGAGAGAGAACCCGTAGCTGTCCCCGACGACGTTTTGTTTTTTATCGCGGGGTTAATCAAAACCAATATCAGGGAATTAGAAGGGGCCTTGATCAGGACCATCGCTTATTCTTTGTTAGAAGAAAAGCCTATCACCTTGGATCTGGCGCGCGAGGTTCTCAGGGATTTGCTAAAAGAACCCAAAAAACTCATCACTATTGATTTTATCCAAAGGGTGGTGGCGGAAGATTTTGGGGTCTCTTTGGCGGATTTAAAAACAAAGCGCCGAAACAAAAATATCGTTTTGCCACGGCAGGTAGCTATGTACATAAGCAGAGAGTTAACGGATTTGTCGTTCCCGGAAATTGGCGGTTTTTTTGGCG
- the gmk gene encoding guanylate kinase produces the protein MLIKGNIFVVCGPSGSGKTTLAKSLLKSAISKMRLMRSVSLTTRPKRSTEADKKDYFFVSKKEFQRLKRAKKILEWTRYLGYDYGTPKDFIDQNLSKDKQIIMCLDLKGARRIKRSYPSCATAIFIMPPSLSELEKRIRNRCGATSEKEIKRRIFLAKKEIKSAQGFDYCIVNDNLKTAQQKLRGIIESKIKGR, from the coding sequence ATGTTGATTAAGGGAAACATTTTTGTTGTCTGCGGGCCGTCGGGATCAGGCAAGACAACGCTGGCCAAGAGCCTTCTTAAGTCCGCTATTTCTAAGATGCGCTTGATGCGCTCGGTGTCTTTGACTACCCGCCCCAAGCGCTCAACAGAGGCAGATAAAAAAGATTATTTCTTCGTCTCTAAAAAAGAATTCCAGCGCCTGAAAAGGGCAAAAAAAATCCTTGAATGGACCCGGTATTTAGGGTATGATTACGGGACTCCCAAAGACTTCATAGACCAAAACCTTAGCAAGGATAAGCAAATAATCATGTGCCTGGACCTGAAAGGCGCAAGAAGAATTAAGCGCTCTTATCCTTCTTGCGCAACGGCCATTTTTATTATGCCTCCGTCGCTGAGTGAGTTGGAAAAGAGGATCAGGAACCGCTGCGGCGCTACATCAGAGAAAGAGATCAAAAGAAGGATTTTTCTTGCTAAAAAGGAAATAAAGTCTGCCCAGGGATTTGATTATTGCATAGTCAATGATAACTTGAAAACCGCCCAGCAAAAGTTGCGCGGGATAATTGAGAGTAAAATAAAAGGAAGGTAA
- a CDS encoding Jag N-terminal domain-containing protein — MKKQGLEVVGSTVEEAVQIALKKLNLPRNKVKIEILSEEKRGLFGMPGASLAKIRVNLIEAGENHLTEGGK, encoded by the coding sequence ATGAAGAAACAAGGATTAGAAGTCGTAGGCTCAACCGTAGAAGAAGCAGTACAAATAGCGCTTAAAAAGCTTAACTTGCCGCGCAATAAAGTTAAAATTGAGATATTGAGCGAAGAAAAACGAGGTTTATTCGGCATGCCCGGGGCAAGCTTGGCCAAGATCAGGGTGAACCTAATAGAAGCAGGCGAAAATCACTTGACAGAGGGCGGTAAATAG
- a CDS encoding YicC family protein, protein MIQGMTGFGFSLVKVKNGKISVQIRSTNHKFREVALHLSEGHLGLEEAIREQIENRIRRGRISCAIDIQIKYPQDVSVNSQLLKKYSFALRQIQRDFSTSENISLDTLIRLPGVLSLKETGQDKEALLPHVRNALSGALDDLLRMRHKEGTALEKILRKMANKLLIDVALVKQRFARSSKLKLAVLKSDEEKSAFLRNSDITEEMDRLTFHAKSFLQKLAKNNSVGKELDFIAQEMQREANTMAAKSCDKMVSSRAVQIKSLIEKIREQAQNVD, encoded by the coding sequence ATGATTCAGGGCATGACAGGTTTTGGTTTTAGTCTTGTGAAAGTAAAAAACGGGAAGATCTCCGTGCAGATAAGAAGCACCAATCACAAATTCCGCGAGGTGGCGCTTCATCTTTCCGAGGGTCATCTTGGGCTTGAAGAGGCGATCAGAGAGCAGATTGAAAACAGGATCAGGCGAGGCAGAATCTCTTGCGCAATAGACATCCAGATAAAATATCCGCAGGATGTGTCGGTGAACAGCCAGCTTTTGAAAAAATACAGTTTTGCTTTAAGGCAGATCCAAAGGGATTTTTCAACTAGCGAAAATATTTCTTTGGATACACTGATCAGGCTGCCGGGGGTTTTGTCTTTGAAAGAAACCGGGCAAGATAAAGAGGCCTTGTTGCCGCACGTAAGAAACGCCTTAAGCGGGGCGCTGGATGATCTGTTAAGGATGCGCCATAAGGAAGGCACCGCTTTAGAAAAAATTTTGCGCAAAATGGCCAACAAGCTTTTAATTGATGTCGCCCTGGTTAAGCAAAGGTTTGCCAGGTCAAGCAAATTGAAGCTGGCGGTCCTTAAAAGCGACGAGGAGAAATCCGCGTTTTTACGCAATTCCGATATTACCGAGGAGATGGACCGTTTAACCTTTCACGCTAAAAGTTTCCTCCAAAAATTAGCTAAAAATAATTCCGTGGGCAAGGAGCTGGATTTTATCGCTCAGGAAATGCAAAGAGAAGCAAATACCATGGCGGCTAAATCCTGCGATAAGATGGTTTCTTCCCGCGCCGTGCAGATAAAAAGCCTTATAGAAAAAATCCGGGAACAGGCGCAAAATGTTGATTAA
- a CDS encoding AAA family ATPase yields the protein MGKIITICNQKGGTGKTTTAVNVAAYLALAGKKVVLVDLDPQGNATSGSGVDKHKVSKSTYHMLLEDAELKDILHLTEVPNFFVAPANLDLTGAEVELVSALGRENRLKKALSKEKDNYDYIFIDSPPSLGLLTINALCAADSVLVPVQCEYYALEGVSQLLNTVNLIKNNLNQSLIIEGVLLTMADFRTNLTKEVVEEVRGHFKDKVYHTIIPRSIRLTEAPSFGKPIALYDKESLGALKYEELSKEMMK from the coding sequence ATGGGCAAGATTATCACTATTTGTAATCAAAAGGGCGGCACAGGCAAGACCACCACAGCAGTGAACGTTGCGGCCTATTTAGCTTTAGCTGGCAAGAAAGTAGTCTTGGTAGATCTTGATCCCCAAGGCAATGCCACCAGCGGTTCAGGCGTGGATAAGCATAAAGTATCCAAAAGCACTTACCATATGCTCTTAGAAGACGCAGAGCTTAAAGACATACTGCATCTTACTGAAGTGCCTAATTTTTTTGTTGCCCCGGCAAATTTAGATTTGACTGGCGCGGAAGTAGAATTAGTCAGCGCCTTAGGCAGAGAGAACCGTTTAAAAAAAGCCCTGTCCAAAGAAAAAGATAATTACGACTATATCTTTATTGACTCGCCGCCGTCATTAGGGCTTCTTACCATTAACGCCCTTTGTGCCGCAGATTCAGTTTTGGTGCCGGTGCAATGTGAATATTATGCCCTAGAAGGCGTGTCGCAACTCCTTAATACTGTTAATCTTATAAAAAATAACCTCAATCAAAGCCTAATCATTGAAGGCGTGCTTTTAACTATGGCGGATTTTCGCACCAACTTAACTAAGGAAGTGGTTGAAGAGGTAAGAGGACATTTTAAAGATAAAGTTTACCACACTATTATACCCAGAAGTATTCGTTTAACAGAAGCCCCTAGTTTTGGCAAGCCCATAGCTTTGTATGATAAGGAATCTTTGGGGGCGCTGAAGTATGAAGAGTTATCCAAGGAAATGATGAAATAA